A single genomic interval of Halobacillus halophilus DSM 2266 harbors:
- a CDS encoding DEAD/DEAH box helicase has translation MKETFEQLGVRKDFIDKLTQEGIGAPTPIQQEAIPALMDGRDVIAQAQTGTGKTFAFLLPILQNIRVDEASVQAVIVTPTRELALQITEEVRKLKTEDMHVLAVYGGQDVAKQAHKLDGQAHIVIATPGRMLDHLRRGTISLEAVKYMVLDEADQMLEAGFLPDVKDILSQTPEAKQTMLFSATITTQVNQLGKKILKDPRRITVQEKTVTLEGIKQLVYETTDRAKQDTLIEIMQEHRPFLALIFCRTKRRARKLNDALLSHGFEADELHGDLSQAKREKVMKRFRDAKIQYLVATDVAARGLDVEGVTHVFNYDIPQDPESYIHRIGRTGRAGGKGLAITFAAPKDRQALQSIEKSIKQKIERRSLANLSPGKEKESKSEPPKKKTKRSQRRR, from the coding sequence ATGAAGGAAACATTTGAACAACTAGGGGTACGGAAAGATTTTATTGATAAATTAACGCAAGAGGGTATTGGGGCTCCCACTCCTATCCAGCAAGAAGCGATTCCCGCTTTAATGGATGGACGCGACGTGATCGCTCAAGCGCAGACAGGAACAGGGAAAACCTTTGCGTTTTTATTACCAATTTTACAGAACATCCGTGTAGACGAGGCGTCTGTACAGGCTGTGATTGTCACGCCCACACGTGAGCTTGCGCTTCAGATTACGGAAGAAGTACGAAAGTTAAAGACAGAGGATATGCATGTGCTGGCGGTTTATGGCGGTCAGGATGTTGCCAAACAGGCTCATAAGCTGGATGGACAAGCTCATATTGTCATTGCAACACCCGGGAGAATGCTTGACCATTTACGGAGGGGAACGATTTCTCTTGAAGCGGTAAAATACATGGTTCTGGATGAAGCGGATCAGATGCTTGAAGCAGGCTTTCTACCTGATGTAAAGGATATCTTAAGCCAGACACCTGAAGCTAAGCAAACCATGTTATTCTCAGCGACCATCACAACTCAGGTCAATCAGCTGGGCAAGAAAATTCTTAAAGATCCAAGAAGAATTACTGTGCAGGAAAAGACCGTAACATTAGAGGGAATTAAACAGCTGGTCTATGAAACAACGGACCGTGCCAAACAGGATACCTTGATTGAAATTATGCAGGAACACCGCCCATTCCTTGCTTTGATATTCTGCCGGACTAAACGTAGAGCAAGGAAGTTGAACGATGCCTTGTTAAGTCATGGGTTTGAAGCAGATGAACTTCATGGCGATTTATCCCAGGCGAAACGGGAGAAAGTCATGAAGCGGTTCCGTGATGCTAAGATCCAATATCTAGTAGCAACCGATGTAGCCGCCCGCGGTCTTGATGTGGAAGGGGTCACGCACGTGTTCAATTACGACATCCCGCAGGATCCGGAGAGTTATATTCACCGGATTGGCCGCACTGGAAGAGCTGGAGGGAAGGGGCTTGCCATTACGTTCGCTGCTCCAAAGGATCGCCAGGCTCTGCAATCGATTGAAAAAAGTATTAAACAGAAAATAGAACGCCGTTCTCTTGCCAATTTATCACCAGGTAAGGAAAAAGAATCTAAATCAGAACCACCAAAGAAAAAAACAAAACGCTCTCAAAGACGAAGGTAA
- a CDS encoding S-ribosylhomocysteine lyase → MTQMNVESFNLDHTKVKAPYIRLVGVTEGDKGDKIYKYDIRVKQPNQEHMDMPALHSLEHLMAENSRNHHDRIIDIGPMGCQTGFYLAVLNDDSYENILQVVENTLKDVLNATEVPACNEVQCGFAASHSLEGAQELARELLNKRNEWTEVF, encoded by the coding sequence ATGACACAGATGAACGTAGAAAGCTTTAACCTGGATCATACGAAAGTGAAAGCTCCTTATATCCGCCTTGTCGGTGTAACCGAAGGAGATAAAGGTGACAAGATCTACAAATATGATATCCGTGTGAAACAGCCTAACCAGGAGCATATGGATATGCCGGCTCTTCATTCCCTTGAACACCTGATGGCTGAAAACAGCCGTAATCATCACGACCGTATTATCGATATCGGTCCAATGGGCTGCCAGACAGGATTTTATCTTGCTGTATTAAATGATGACAGTTATGAAAATATTCTTCAGGTTGTAGAGAACACACTGAAAGACGTACTAAATGCTACAGAAGTTCCAGCCTGCAATGAAGTACAATGCGGATTCGCAGCGAGCCACAGCTTAGAAGGTGCACAGGAACTTGCGCGTGAACTGCTTAACAAACGTAATGAATGGACGGAAGTTTTTTAA
- a CDS encoding methyltransferase domain-containing protein: MGVEFVDLFNQWASSYDDTVSGNDPEYKEVFEGYEDMLELLAGLSISPVMEFGVGTANLTRKMIGQNKVVIGIEPSSEMRRIANLKCPEAAIYDGDFLNYPQLITPIQSIVSSFAFHHLTTSEKIEAIQKFDDKLESKGKVIFIDTLFKDEAHKQALIKNAEKSGHLNLAQDLQEEYYGYLDELKEMFSNQGFEVSFKQINNYAWLIQAKKGE; the protein is encoded by the coding sequence ATGGGCGTAGAATTTGTCGACCTATTTAACCAATGGGCGAGTTCATATGATGATACAGTGTCTGGAAATGATCCAGAATACAAAGAGGTTTTTGAGGGTTATGAGGATATGCTGGAACTTCTGGCCGGTCTCTCCATTTCTCCGGTTATGGAATTTGGTGTAGGGACAGCTAATTTGACTCGTAAAATGATCGGACAGAATAAAGTTGTGATTGGTATTGAACCATCATCCGAAATGCGGAGGATTGCCAACTTGAAGTGTCCGGAAGCAGCCATTTATGATGGAGATTTTCTTAATTATCCTCAGTTGATAACACCTATTCAGTCCATTGTCAGTTCTTTTGCCTTTCATCATTTAACAACCAGTGAAAAAATAGAAGCAATTCAGAAATTTGATGATAAACTGGAAAGTAAAGGCAAGGTTATTTTTATCGATACGCTTTTTAAGGATGAAGCTCATAAACAAGCATTAATTAAAAATGCGGAAAAATCCGGTCACTTGAATCTGGCACAGGATTTACAGGAAGAGTATTACGGGTATCTCGATGAGCTGAAGGAAATGTTTTCTAATCAGGGATTTGAGGTATCATTTAAACAAATAAATAATTACGCCTGGTTGATTCAGGCAAAAAAAGGAGAATGA
- a CDS encoding peroxiredoxin, translating into MEQTETNQQVQMPRIGDDAPAFNAATSQGNISLEDYKGKWLVLFSHPSDFTPVCTTEFVGLQEIYPELKEMNTELLGLSVDSVPSHIAWIRSIEENFNTNIEFPVIADLDKQVAMKYGMIMPGESQVETSRAVFVIDDKQKIRSIIYYPLTTGRNMQEILRLVKALQTTDEHGVSTPANWQEGDKAVVSPPKSQEEAAKRAEEEGIEYIDWYISKKDV; encoded by the coding sequence ATGGAACAAACAGAAACAAATCAACAAGTACAAATGCCAAGAATTGGAGATGACGCACCAGCTTTTAATGCGGCTACCAGCCAAGGAAACATCTCGTTGGAAGATTATAAAGGCAAATGGCTTGTCCTATTTTCTCATCCATCCGATTTTACCCCGGTATGCACAACAGAGTTTGTGGGGCTTCAGGAAATCTATCCTGAACTAAAAGAAATGAACACAGAACTGCTTGGATTAAGTGTGGATAGTGTTCCATCCCATATTGCGTGGATTAGAAGTATCGAAGAAAATTTTAATACGAACATTGAATTTCCTGTTATTGCCGATCTTGATAAACAAGTAGCTATGAAATACGGTATGATTATGCCAGGCGAAAGCCAGGTAGAAACAAGCCGGGCAGTATTTGTCATTGATGATAAACAAAAGATCCGTTCGATCATTTATTATCCACTGACAACCGGAAGAAACATGCAGGAAATCCTGCGTCTCGTGAAAGCTTTACAGACGACGGATGAACACGGTGTATCCACTCCTGCTAACTGGCAGGAAGGAGATAAAGCCGTGGTTTCACCTCCGAAATCGCAAGAAGAAGCAGCGAAACGTGCCGAGGAAGAAGGCATTGAATATATTGACTGGTATATTTCTAAAAAAGACGTATAA